The Synchiropus splendidus isolate RoL2022-P1 chromosome 8, RoL_Sspl_1.0, whole genome shotgun sequence nucleotide sequence cCCGTTTTGACGAAGCCAATAATAGAGATGACAGTTTGACAGAGAAACTCTCTTAACTGTCGACCTTTAAATACAGAGCACAAGATGTATAGAAAGACAGGCACGTATTTTTGTGGAAAATTGCAcaattaatgaaggattcttcaGAAATAATTCTTGTCTTAACACcagcaatattttgtttttttgtgtgtcaagcAACAGAATTCaaaagaaattattattttgtataaatatgaatgattattatataatatatatataaatctttttttttttcttttttttttagaaatttcTGTCCAGGTGCTTTCCATGTATCTGTGATTTTTAATTCTGGTGACCAAATATAGTCtgtatttcaatttaaaaaactttttttgttttgttttttttaatccaccccccaaaaaaatcaatTGCATTTCCTGATTTCATTTTGCCAAAAAAATGCAGCCTGAACCCCTTTCTGTCTTTTAAAGTGTCCGATATTTCTTCAGGGAACTGGTGGATAGTCTGCATTTAAAGACGAAAACAgttctgaataaataaaataagaataaaatacCATGAAAACGCCTTGACtgactgaaaaatatatataatgtgacTAAAATAAGAAGTAAAATGGCAGCTTACAAAAATACAACAACTACTGCCACtgctataatataatataatatataatataatacaaatataaaataataataatatagatttattaatattattgttaataataataataataataataataataataataataataattcaattccTGAGTAGAATCGactaaatacaaaaaacaacatgaattaTCACGAAACGTTCCTGAAACAGCATTTACTCACTGCAACCTATCCTGACTGTTGCACACTGATAGATACACTAATGTGTCTCCACCCTTTCACAAGTGTCCACATGGTGGACAACTGAGCGGCTTCCTGTCACTTTCAGAATGCAGAATGCAAACGTCTTCATGGACTGGCCCCGTCACAATGGACGACCTGCTCCACATGTACTCAACAGCCAGACCCACACTGTCTCCTCCAGAGCTGCTCTCTGACTCTTGAACAGTCTCCCTCCAGACACCACAGcaacaaatgtctttttttaatgtgtcaggCTTTATCACTGCGTGTTTAAATCCTGTCCTCATCTGTGTGGTGTTTCCTGAGATTGGAAGTGTTTTCAGTGTTAATGTAAAGCACGTTGCTCAGCAACCTGCCCTGGACAGGTGCAATATAAATAAACTTGATCTTCAGCTAGTATAATGAAGGGACCAGAACAATCACTGCATGAGTTTGAGCTCTAGAAAAGAAATCCCACCTATGAAGGATTCTAGTATAATATTAGTAGTAATATTATCATCAGTGTTTGGCTGGTTGGAGGCGGTTACTCCCATGCAAAAACAGGGACCGTGATGGATTAAGGGCTGTGAGTCAGCTCACGAGGACCACCCTCAAGAGACCGCCAGCAATTCAACACCCCCGTAGTTcaacacccccccacccccaaccATCCCTTGAGCATCCACACAAGTCATTCACAGTAATCGTGTCATTATATCCACTCAGGCACAGTTGCGAGCGCATCTGATCAGGCACCTTGATTTGCAGGCACAGCTCCTCCAGCGGCGTCCTCATGATCTCAGGTAACTGATAAGCGTTCAGCAGGCTCGCCCGCAGGCCGTTGTACAGATGGTAGCACTTCCCTGGACTCACTCTTTGAATTTATATGCGAGAAGAATAGAAAGTAGTGTTagtctggaggaaaaaaaaaggaacattttGATTCACTGAACTGCAGCGGCAGTCTGTAAGCAGCTCTTGCTAATTGGGCCTGGGTCTACTTTGATGTCGGAGCTAGCCAAAGAAACAGACTTCTCAAGTCACAGACCGGAAAACAGGGTAGAAGTGACAGAAGGGAAAACAGGGAGGGGGAGCTGTGGCGGGCTTTCACGAGGACaaaaaccaagtgagattatccaCACACCTGCCGGCGCGACCTTTCCTCTGTTTGGCATTGGCCAGGCTCACCCACTCCGCCGCCATGGTGCTGATGTTATTGCTGGTGTCGAAGTGGGTTTCTTTAATTTTCCCTCCGTCAATCACGAAAACGACATCATCTATCGTGATGCTGCGAGGAAAggggggggaagaaaaaaaaaagttttcatcatGAAGGATAAAAACATCAAAGCAGCCCATCAAAAACTCActccacacacaaacagtgttaaaataaaatcaaactcTTTGTGAGGTTTAGAGAGTCTATATttggaaatgaaatggaaacCACAAGCAGCTTTTGGACTGGATGTGGGATGCCATGTGAATACATTAAAATGGTTCATTTCCCCAAGATGCACGTGCATACATCAACTAtttcaaatgcatttaaaaCCCTTCCTGGAGAAGCGTACCTGGTTTCAGCAATATTAGTGGCGATAACAATCTTTCGAACTCCAGGTGGAGGCCTCTTGAACACCTGCAAGTgcaaagggatttttttttttctataagtTTCCACGCATTTTTCAGCAGACGGTTCCAGAGACAGAAATTCTGACCTGCGTCTGGTTGACAGTAGGCATCAGGGAGTGCAGAGGGATGATGACAAACCGATCTAAAACACAAAAGCCAGGCAGAATTGCATTAAGAAACATTTGCAAACAAAGAAGTCCAAATAGCGCATTACAATTGCTCACACTTGACATACTCTCTTCGCCAATTCATCAGGTTTATCCGTAAAATTGTAGTTATATAACGCTTCCATGTCAAACTAATGAGACAGAACTTGACGGAACTTTCAAATTTGCATAAAACACAATTTGATTCCTGCATTTTAATTTGAGGCACTGGCTTTTCTTGCTGAGGAGACGTAccagaaataaaacaatgtaacgACCAGAGCAAAGTTAGGAATTAAAATCGAATTCAATCCATTTTCAATTTGCGATCATCCTTAATAAATCAGGTTTAATTAGAAAGACAAACAAgcagaaaaacattttgtcagGGATACGCCCATTAACATTTACATAGATATTAAAATTGCAAGGTCATGAAATCCTGGAATCATCTAATAACAACCATCACAATCCTAACAATAGGTCACACTTGGTGAACATATATAAAACTATTATTAAGACAATCATCAGTAACTatggtgttgtgttttcagtgacTGTTCTGGGGTGAACTACAGTCAGGCGTAACAAGAAGCAAATAATTgctttattatgattaattacaggCCAATAAATTGCTAATACACGTTCCAAAGCTAaagtttgaataataataataataacaataataataatagcataacaatagcaatagtaataataacataacaatagcaataataataataacataacaatagcaataataataatgtctgaaatatgtacaaataaacatcaTATCAATTAGAGGAGATTCAAAATAAACAGTCATTAAATGCTTGCTATTCTCCATCATGCTCCTTTACGACCAATCTCAGTGTGGTGTTGTTTACCTGAGCGAAACATCTGCTGAGCCATGAGCAGGTCATGAAGGCTGCTAATGTTGTCCCAACCTGGCAGGAAGACCAAAATGGCTCCCTCCTGTCAGACGCATAAAAACCAAACACAGTGTTTCAGCGAATAAGGGAGCCAAAGATCAAGCCTGTTCTCTGACAACTATTCATTTACAGGCACAAAAGCAGAGAAACAAATTCAGCAATTTATAAAACGTGTCGCCTTGAGGCTTCCCAGCTGCTTGAAAACAACAAAGTCCTGCCTGCAATTTGAACATGAGATGAAAGGTAATTATCACCTATTGGATAGTGAACATCGGGGTGTTGACTTTAGCTATTTATTTATAGCTGAATCCCCTGTTAGCCAGTGTTAGGTAGCAAGGATGAACTGCCGGCAGCGTGCCGACTCCTCGCACATACACCGGCAGCGTCTATCATTAATGCAGAAATAACTGTAGCCATGGAGTTAGCGCTGCAGACCTGGCTCGCGCGGCAAGCCTTCCTCGACGTGCTCGCCCATCTGTGCGTTATATTATCAACCAGTGTAAAATCATTTACTGGAGAACGCAGCCGAAACAGGGACAGATGGAGGAAAAGGAACTTGCAGTACAACAGCAGGAAAATGCTGAAAGACATCGGAGCCAAGGCGCTGATTTGCAGGCTCAGAACTGCCGTGTCCAATGGAGGAATGACCTGATACACAACACTAATTATTCTGTCAGTTCGAGTTCGTCTCTCCTCCCTGAAACTCTCCATTGTTCAGTCCCGTCCAATACATGTGTCTAAAGTTAGtctaaatgtttcaaaacagaGAAAACATGTCTACATGTCAGAGCATTCATCATGAAGAAATTGAGAAGACTTGTCGAATTTTGGTTATGAAATGTAAATGAGCATCTGTTCCCTCACTCATTAGCACAAATCTGCTGATATATATCCGCAGTCATATTGTGTGATATGTCACTCAGCATTTGGACGCGCTCTTGCCTGATCTTCCCATCTGCTCCGCTCCGAAATACCATCTACCTTTCATCCCTTTGTTGGTTTATAGTCAGTCCACAAAATCAGCCTCAGCAGGAGGACAAGAATAAATTACAAGTTTACTCTGTTTCGCTAAACCAAAACACTCACGTCTTCATTTTGCGCAATGTGTCGGATCAGCGCCAGGATTAGCTCCAAGTCGATCTTTTCGTCGCTGTCCAAAACCTCCAACGCGGCGATGGTGCTGTCAGAGTATCTGAGGGAAGAAGGGAGCAAGAAAATCACTtcccagacaaaacaaaacagtgacatATATCGATCATGCGATGACGAATATTTATGCGCAGTTTGAAAACAGGTTCTCTTTATCATTGCGCCGTCTCCGATGTGTGATTGACAGGTGGTTAATGAGCTCATTTCAGTCACTAGAGTAGGGACTTGTGGATGTGATGAGACTACTGAGCGTTGTTCACCGCTGCCAGATCAActgatgaaaatgtcattttacgCATTTCAGCCGGGATGAAAACCCGAATCAAGCGGTTCATGAGCGAGTTCTGCGTGACCTTGGTGGCAATCTTTCAGGCGCTAAACAAAATCAGCTTTCTTTGCCGGACAGAAGAATCCTTTTCACTCCGGCTCCTGCCCACAAGGACGTTTCAGTAATCTGTCACTTTAAAATTAGTAGtgggaacaaaaaaatgtgttaaaatatttaagcattttaatttaatttaattgaacagtttgctctcaaacaaacatggaggaatccgctGAGAATACTACTTGGACTTATAGGGGTGTAATGTGAGGCAGTTTgtactgctttttttgttttgttttgtagtttcattgttcattcaatTGTGCACTTCTTACTTTATGTAACGCTATTtggacatgcttttattttgtaattgctCTGTTGCCGATGCAAGAACAATATCCTGCGCATGTGTGACTGCTCGTGCGGAGATACTCAACACACGTTGTTCCTGATGTATAGAGAGAGATGCATGTTCTGGCAGTTGATCAACCACTTGTCTGTGGGACGATTTTGGAGTGACAAGCAAAGGAGAGCAGCCGCGACAACTGTTTTATTGAGCGCTCTAGGAAGGCGAAATGAGGTACAATTGTTCGAACACATGTGCGTATAGTATGTAGATTGGATGAATGCGTCATGTAATATGCATGTGCTTTTCAGTTTATTATTCTGCAGTTTTTACGGTGCAAACACACAATAAAAGCACCAGTATTGAAACTCAACGTCTGTCGAAATAATTCCAAGAGGgggcaagtttcattttaagacaaatattttcaagacatcaaaagagctttagtttaaataaggtgatataaaaacttgaatatggccaccgtcgtgatttattgtgctgtagtcaaactgatgcaaaatattttgttgtttaaatgtctgtatgggtccaacatttgattcagtaatataccaaattcattccaattgaaaaatgtggcttcttgtggcaaatattcttataccattaaactgcgattaattgagattaaataaTTACGAATAATATCTAATAATTAGATTCATATTTtcaatcaaatcccacccctaaataaaataaaacctaatTTGGAAAACGGTAAACACGACAATAAGGTCACCAAACTTAGCTTATTGTTATAGCTAGATAAAAAGATGAATTTATATCGAGATAAAAAAAGACTTTCCGACCTTTATCTGACTCTGATTGGAGAACAAAGCTTTTACTTCAGCACTCTGTTCAAGGGCTAAGAACTGGGCTCACATATGGGAAACATAAAAGCTTCCCACTCAGCCTTCACAGGATTCATTTAGACAGTATGCAGAATTTCACTGCATCTCACCCCATCCAAAAACCATTAGTGGAGTGTCTCTGAAACCCCTGACGGCTCCTTCAAAGAGGTCAATTTGACACGCCATCTAAGTGGCAGCTATCAAGTCAATTCAGGCTCCCTGCTGTTTCCACCAACTCACCGGCCCTGAAGTGTTCGTGTGTAACACGGCCAGCTCTCTTTGTATTCAGCCTCCGTCGCCTCCTTTTCAGGTCGGGAGTTTCGCCCATGGCAAAAGCCTTTCTTCCATGAGGGGCGAGTGTTTTGATTTTTCGGATGATACCTGGAAGAGAGGAAATGTCACTGCCAACACCTGTGAtttgtaataacaataaataaagtctGAAGTGGCGGCAGCTCCATCGACAGATCGCTGTCGTACCGTAGCATCTCCACCACATCCTCGAGCAAGAACTCTTCCACTGGGAAAGTCAAGCCAGGGATGTGAATCATGGGACACTTGTctgaggaaacaaaaaacaaacagtcatCGCAACCATTTCCTGATGTATACATGAATAGCAATGGCCAAACCATGAGTGAATGATCAGATTTAGGTTAGGTTGAACAAATTCACGAGGTTAGAGTCATTTATTAGAAGTAGCttttggttattattattatatatttttttacacgaTAGTTGGTTAAAATATCATTATCGCAATGTGTGCTTGAGTGATGGCGACATTGCAGGGCAGCGCTTTTTCCGGACTTCTCAACTTTTATTTCGCTTCATCTACATATCTCTTTTCTCCGTGGAGGTTTTGTCATTGCGCGACACTGATGATATGGAACTATTTTGCCTGACGTTTCATCAATCATACATCTCATAAATAACCTGAATGATCATGAGTACATGAGTACTTTGTTTTTACAGCTAGTAGtaaaaataacaatgacaaaaacGATTATCGAAAAGCAGAGTTTCTTAAAGGGAACTGAATCTGCCAGTAACTGAATTACacagccatttttatttttcatatttatttcccatatttttgtcattttttaccTGCTTTGTGGCTTCTTTGAGATCCACTTGATAGTATAAAGCAACTAATTCTTTCCAAATCTCACGACTCACGTTATCTGGTGGGAATTCTTGTTAGTTTgtataaatatttcaatgaaaaatccgtcacaatgtcagtttttttcaattttgcgCAGCCCTATTCCTAAATCTTTGCAAGCACAACGATGTACATAACACAAATGCTGAATATATGCTGTTTTATAGTCAAGCCTCCATGTTTTTTCATGCTGATTCTTTCAAAAGCTTCCTGAATCCAGATGAAAGAGTAAGAATCTATTCCTTGACCCACTCTCAACAGTTCTTTACTGAAACAAGTCCTGAACTGAGATCTCTTTTACCAAAGTACTTGGAGAACTTCTCAGCATTGAGCGTGGCACTCATAAGAATGACTTTGAGATCATCTCTGCGTTTGAGCAGGTCTTTGACGATCACCAGTAAAACATCTGAGTGCAGGCTTCTTTCGTGTATTTCATCCAAAACCAAGTGGCTGACGCTGGTCAGAAGTCTGAAAgcaacaggagaaaaaaaactgtaaatgtCTCAAACTAGTAAACTAAAGAGAATGCATcaacacattatttatttaagcagTAGACTCGGCTAGCAGATGAAATATCTGGGGCaacaaaataagcatctgcAGCAGAAGATAGAAATTAAAAGAGCAACAACTTAATTCCTTGACACACAGCAGTTTGCCTGGTTGATTCTGTACTGTAGCTTCATGACGCACAGAAGAGACAACAGTAGTGAAAGAAACAAGATGACAGCATGAACCTCTTCTGTACTCCTGTTCCCGAAggcaaataaaatatgaagcaGACATCGGGATGAGTCAACCAAGGTTGTGTCTGTTTGTGCTTAATAACTCAGAGTGTGGCAGAGTTTGACGTAACCACGGAGAAGagtgaaataaaagcaataaagcaGTCACCTAAAAACACGGTCAGGATGAACGATCGCCGGTGCAGGGGAGGCAAGAAACATATAAAGTGGGAAGGACACTCACGGGTCTGAGCGGAGCCACTGAAGAATAATGCCTGTTGTACAATAAAGGATGGAACCCTGTCGCCGTGGTAACCGGCTGCAGAGAAAAGGAGACAAAGAGTCTTTACATATGTGTAATCACTATAattaattaaacaaaaaaagatgtaaaaaaaaaaatacttgagcATAAAATGTTGACAGAGCTAGACTTCTGACCCATTTAACCATGTTCCCAAGCAATATGTTTGAGTCACACTTCATAATACCTCACAATTGAAACAGTTAATGCAATACATTACATAgtattaaataatgaaatatgggACACAAACCAAAAAAGTAAAGCATTACTAAAGGGAGACAGATTACCTTGCACAGTGCAAATggcaaatggaaaataaaattatgTTTCCTGGTGTTGAaggaagtttcatgacacagtgtcctggttttcaaaggccaccagatggcactgtctgctgtgaaatgtttggacttaaaaaacaaattcaatgaaaccgcacataagttccaaaccaagagcgccatctaatggacattgaaaatgaggacactgtttcatcaacccttcgACACTGTCTGTGCAACGCCTTTCCTCAGAAATCATTCAAACTGTACTCATCTTGTTTCATTGGTATTGGCTTCACTTTTTTGGACAATAGTCCTGAAAAGACCTCAAATTCAACATCGACTTAAATCCAACCAGAAATTAGTTCAGTGGACGACCCCACTGTGCCATACCTAAGAATCTAGCCTTGATTGATAAGATATTTGTACTCACCTGAAATGGCTCAGATTTATACAAtattggggaaaataaaaaactttCAAGCCTCAGTCCAAATATCGATCTCCAGCTCCACTGACAATAATTCACATTGATCTTCAAACACTTTAAACTTGGTGTAAACACCTTGGGTCAGGagagagcaaaacaaataaTCTAATTTTCAAGACATCAAGTATTCCCTCTGAAACCTTTATAAGAGAATATGAAAGTTCATCGGTTCCGAAGTCTGCTCTCGTTAAAGTATGCGCCTTAGATAAAGTTGCAGCCTCAGCTCAAGTTTGCCTGCACTCCAAGTTAAACAGTGCTTGAAATAGAAGTGCCAACAACTCAAAAAGCTTCTCCGATTCAAAGTCGTGAAAAAGTCCAGACTGTTCAAGAATCATTCAGAAGCATCTCTATCACAATTAGAAAATAAGAGCCTCTGACTGGCTGCATTGTTGCAGACAATCGCTAACTGTTTATTTGACTGAATGAAAGCATGATGATAGTCTCTGTTGGCTGTGGAAACATGTTAGGATTTTGACTGGCTGAGTAAACTCTAAAATTTGAGTGAAACAATAGCCATATGAACATACAAGTTTTAGCGCAGGAGTCTGCTGCGAGTCTTGACAAATTTCCAAATCTAAACACACTCTTAATTCCCAAATAGCTCACAGGTAATGTGGGCATTTAGAAGGCTACCTACCATTCCAAACGGATCTGGTATCCACAAGAATTCCCATTGCCGACACTCTCTGCTCTTTCAGCCGCTACACGTTCCGCTACCTACGTGGACACCAGCCCAAAACAAAAAGcggaaaaaaacatgtcaaaaaagAAAGCACATATAATAAAGATTAGACAggcggaagaaaaaaaaggttcataCAGAGATGGCGCTAATGCGTCGGGGCTGAGTGCAAACCACCCGGCACAGAGAACCCACACCACGTCTGATGTGATCGTCCAGGATGAACTGAGTAACCTGAGTGGTCTTTCCACAACCCGTCTCACCACTCACAACCAGGACGCGGTTGCAGTTGATCAGCTGCACCAACTCCTGATGACACAAAATAAAGGATGGTTTCAACATGCGAAAAAGTAGTGATCGTGTTTGATGtagattatttttaaatcctACCTCCTTCTTTCCATATGAAGGTAGTTTTTCCCTGAATTGCTAGAATGAAACGAACAAGACATAAGATTAACTGTACATTCTCAGACTTCAGTTTTCTTCTCCTCACGGCTGGTTTTTAAACCATCTCTATGAACCAAGTCATCTTTTCCAAGTGATCATTTTTCACTCCTCCCAGAAGGTTGCAACAATCCTCAACAGTCACTCTTAATTTGGTTAAATAGCTTGTATATATTCGGCATCTTCAATTAATGCTCCACCCATTTCCATTTAAAACATCTGTTGAGGACTTAATTTCACACCACAGGTTCCTGACTGATGGTTGACAATGAGCAAACTACTTACTAAATACTTACCAGCATATCTATGTATTTGGGGTCCGATGTCTTCTTCTGCAGATCTTCTTGTAATCTGTCATCCAGCGAATTGTCGCGGACAACTTCCTGAAATAAAAAGTCTAAATCCTTGTCTCTCCACCTTTGCTCGCCCCTGTCCTTTTCTTGCTTCGGCTGCTGTTGTTGCAGTTGTTCCTGCGGTTCGTCTTCATCCCATGCATCAGGAGGCTCGTCTTTGACAACAGTCTCAGCAAAGTTACTATTGTGaaaggaatgaatgaaaattacggcaaaagaaaaaggaaattatGCTGCTCCGTACTCACTGTTGTGATTTTTGAGTAGCTTTCTTATGCACCAAGTCACCCTCCTCTTCGTCATCCTCAGACCTTTTATTCTTTTCCGGCAAATCACCATCAAAATAACTtcgcacacaaaaaaaacaaacagatttttaatatttcattaagCTTAAGAAGCCTCTCAATAGCcgcaaaacagaaacattttagTGAGTAAGTCTCACCAATGGCTACTTCTACTTCCATCGTCTTGCCAAGTTCC carries:
- the dhx36 gene encoding ATP-dependent DNA/RNA helicase DHX36, coding for MNYGYGGRRGRRGGRWHRDGSRERWDGGGGGRGGGSRGHSPNYDQDHEGGGPRDRPPPHLKGRAIGLWYARYGAVRRKQVDRRSRAVVQMDEAREQHITNLLHSVQTDQTGPETSVRHPRASGTWQDDGSRSSHCYFDGDLPEKNKRSEDDEEEGDLVHKKATQKSQHNFAETVVKDEPPDAWDEDEPQEQLQQQQPKQEKDRGEQRWRDKDLDFLFQEVVRDNSLDDRLQEDLQKKTSDPKYIDMLQFREKLPSYGKKEELVQLINCNRVLVVSGETGCGKTTQVTQFILDDHIRRGVGSLCRVVCTQPRRISAISVAERVAAERAESVGNGNSCGYQIRLECRLPRRQGSILYCTTGIILQWLRSDPLLTSVSHLVLDEIHERSLHSDVLLVIVKDLLKRRDDLKVILMSATLNAEKFSKYFDKCPMIHIPGLTFPVEEFLLEDVVEMLRYHPKNQNTRPSWKKGFCHGRNSRPEKEATEAEYKESWPCYTRTLQGRYSDSTIAALEVLDSDEKIDLELILALIRHIAQNEDEGAILVFLPGWDNISSLHDLLMAQQMFRSDRFVIIPLHSLMPTVNQTQVFKRPPPGVRKIVIATNIAETSITIDDVVFVIDGGKIKETHFDTSNNISTMAAEWVSLANAKQRKGRAGRVSPGKCYHLYNGLRASLLNAYQLPEIMRTPLEELCLQIKVLKLGFIAQFLSKALDPPTEEAVNLAIKNLTDLNALDSCEELTALGVHLARLPVEPHIGKLILFGALLGCLDPVLTIAASLSFKDPFFIPLGKEKLADKRKKTLSNNSKSDHLAVFNAFQGWEEAKHRGARCEREFCWDNFLSANTLKMLQNMKGQFAEHLMHVGFVGSKDPKDPKSNVNSDNQKLIKAVIVAGLYPKVAMIRKSYSKKRPGVKVYTQADGKVAIHPKSVNYEETEFNYTWLIYHLKMRTTSIFLYDCTEVSPFSLLFFGGDISIQKDEDQETIAVDKWIVFRSPARIAHLVKSLKRELDSLLEDKICNPAPVDWQNRESKDCAVISAIIDLITTQERPAGSQAANTRAPQSCQSFGRSSHHRNFDEDDDEDED